In a genomic window of Kwoniella newhampshirensis strain CBS 13917 chromosome 8, whole genome shotgun sequence:
- a CDS encoding ubiquitin-conjugating enzyme E2 2 — translation MSTAAKRRLIRDFKRLASDPPVGISGSPNPDNIMIWNAVIFGPPDTPFEDGSFRLTLTFSDSYPNKPPTVRFVSKMFHPNIYANGELCLDILQNRWSPTYDVAAILTSVQSLLNDPNPASPANVDAAQLFKENSKEYERRVKQTVELSWLDNPEEIEAAEPESSSNIQAVAA, via the exons ATG TCTACAGCAGCCAAACGACGTCTGATCCGAGACTTCAAGAGACTCGCTTCGGATCCTCCTGTTGGGATATCGGGCAGTCCTAACCCTGATAACATTATGATCTGGAACGCGGTCATTTTTGGACCTC CCGACACGCCATTCGAAGACGGATCTTTCCGACTTACGCTGACATTCTCCGACTCATACCCCAACAAACCTCCCACGGTCCGCTTCGTATCCAAGATGTTCCATCCCAACATTTACGCGAACGGAGAACTGTGTTTGGACATCTTGCAGAATCGTTGGAGTCCGACATACGATGTGGCCGCCATCTTGACTAGTGTTCAGAGTTTGTTGAACGATCCTAACCCGGCGAG TCCCGCGAATGTAGATGCTGCTCAGTTGTTCAAGGAGAATTCGAAAGAGTATGAAAGACGAGTGAAG CAAACCGTTGAACTTTCATGGCTCGATAATccggaagagatcgaagcggCCGAACCTGAGTCGTCATCGAACATCCAAGCTGTGGCAGCGTAA
- a CDS encoding imidazoleglycerol phosphate synthase, cyclase subunit, whose translation MASTVLPIPDVGQPSGTHAHSDERKPKLYILDYGAGNVRSLANSIKKLGFDFEWIKDESDFDKAEKLIFPGVGAFGQATESLRTSGLIHPLLRYIHSGKPYFGICIGMQVLFSSSDESPGSEGLSVVPYHIKPFSTKDDYEGGKGKKSVPHMGWNGSWRAWKVQGGEEKLMLDEDYYFVHTFAALLPQTASSPSSSTSTSTAPAPETIGDWAYTLSRYGSETFVSSIKKDNVFACQFHPEKSGPAGLDLLRRWLAAPVESLSVSLTVAARTWQATNPTSVSRASGTGLTNRIVACLDVRSNDAGDLVVTKGDQYDVREKASDGAVRNLGKPVELARKYYVNGADEICFLNITSFRSSALLDQPMLDVVRAAAETVFVPLTIGGGIKDTVDPDGTSRSALQVAGAYFRSGADKVSIGSEAVLAVEELLQREKDGVKPVLTGKTGIETISKGYGAQAVVVSIDPKRVYVDTTHEDWLDSFPKAHLPCLVIGSKATSRTAPQEKDKAWWYQCTISGGRAVRDIDVVQLAKGVERLGAGEILLNSVDRDGSGLGFDLDLISLVKNAVDIPVVSSSGAGSGQDFVEVFRETGTEAALAAGIFHREQVGIDEVKACLEKEGMPVRNSKLETV comes from the exons ATGGCCAGTACCGTCCTTCCCATTCCTGATGTGGGTCAACCGTCCGGAACCCATGCCCATTCAGACGAGAGGAAACCGAAATTGTATATCCTCGATTATGGCGCTGGTAACGtcagaag TCTGGCGAATTCCATCAAAAAGTTGGGGTTTGACTTTGAGTGGATAAAGGATGAAAGCGATTTTGATAAAGCAGAG AAACTCATCTTCCCAGGTGTGGGTGCCTTTGGCCAAGCGACCGAGTCGCTCCGCACATCCGGTCTCAtccaccctctccttcGCTACATCCACTCTGGCAAACCATACTTCGGCATCTGTATCGGTATGCAGGtccttttctcctcctcggacGAGTCGCCCGGATCCGAGGGTCTCTCCGTCGTTCCATATCACATCAAGCCCTTCTCTACCAAGGACGATTACGAGggtgggaaggggaagaagagcgtCCCTCATATGGGCTGGAATGGATCGTGGAGAGCTTGGAAGGtgcaaggtggagaagagaaacTCATGTTGGACGAGGACTATTACTTTGTTCACACTTTTGCGGCACTTCTTCCCCAGACAGCttcatccccatcctcgAGCACGTCTACCTCGACCGCGCCCGCGCCGGAGACTATCGGTGATTGGGCATACACACTTTCGAGATATGGATCGGAAACTTTCGTCTCGTCAATCAAGAAAGACAACGTGTTCGCATGTCAGTTCCACCCAGAGAAATCCGGTCCAGCAGGATTGGATCTGCTTCGAAGATGGCTCGCGGCTCCCGTCGAATCACTTTCTGTGTCCCTCACCGTTGCCGCTCGAACATGGCAAGCTACGAACCCCACTTCCGTCTCGCGAGCCTCAGGAACAGGATTGACCAACCGTATCGTGGCATGCCTGGATGTTCGGTCGAACGATGCTGGTGATTTGGTCGTCACGAAAGGAGATCAATACGACGTTCGAGAAAAGGCTTCAGATGGTGCCGTTCGAAATCTCGGTAAACCAGTTGAACTGGCCAGGAAATACTACGTCAATGGGGCCGACGAGATCTGTTTTCTCAATATCACCTCGTTCAGATCTTCGGCCTTGCTCGACCAACCGATGTTGGATGTCGTTCGAGCCGCTGCCGAGACGGTGTTTGTCCCCCTGACCATCGGTGGCGGGATCAAAGATACCGTCGATCCCGACGGGACGTCTCGATCCGCTCTCCAGGTTGCTGGAGCGTACTTCCGTTCGGGAGCAGATAAAGTGTCCATTGGGAGCGAGGCTGTTTTGGCGGTGGAAGAACTCTTACAAAGAGAAAAAGATGGTGTGAAACCTGTTTTGACGGGTAAAACAGGTATCGAAACGATCTCAAAGGGATATGGAGCTCAAGCCGTCGTTGTTTCGATCGATCCTAAGCGAGTTTATGTCGACACCACGCACGAGGATTGGTTGGACTCATTCCCTAAGGCTCATCTACCTTGCCTGGTGATCGGATCAAAAGCTACGAGTCGGACCGCCCCTCAAGAGAAGGATAAAGCGTGGTGGTATCAATGTACGATATCGGGAGGAAGGGCAGTGCGAGATATCGATGTCGTCCAATTGGCGAAAGGAGTAGAAAGATTAGGAGCAGGTGAGATCTTGTTGAACTCTGTCGATAGAGATGGGTCAGGCTTGGGATTCGATCTCGACTTGATCAGCCTGGTCAAGAACGCGGTGGACATCCCAGTGGTCAGCAGTTCGGGTGCGGGGAGCGGACAGGATTTCGTAGAGGTTTTCAGGGAGACTGGGACAGAAGCAGCTTTGGCGGCCGGTATCTTCCACAGAGAACAAGTTGGCATTGATGAGGTCAAAGCGTGcttggagaaagaggggatGCCAGTGAGAAATTCAAAGCTGGAGACGGTCTAA
- a CDS encoding ATP-dependent RNA helicase SUB2, with protein MSRPDEEELVDYDEAAEETFAPATTTATNGEKADGDKKGSYVGIHSTGFRDFLLKPELLRAISDLGFEHPSEVQQECIPQAILGTDVLCQAKSGMGKTAVFVLACLQQIEPVDGEVGIVILCHTRELAYQIRNEFARFSKFMTNVRTGVFYGGTPISADQEILASKEKCPHIVVGTPGRTMALVRDKKLNASKVKHFVLDECDKMLEQLDMRRDVQEIFRATPHHKQVMMFSATLSKDIRTTCKKFMQSPLEIYVDDETKLTLHGLQQYFLKLEEKEKNRKLNDLLDNLEFNQVCIFVKSVARATQLDALLQECNFPSICIHSALPQAERISRFQQFKAFEKRILVATDIFGRGIDVERVNVVINYDAPADADSYLHRVGRAGRFGTKGLAISFVSSDADSEVLQKIQERFTVAIPTLPETVDPATYMTS; from the exons ATGTCCCGAcctgacgaagaagagctcgTCGACTACGACGAGGCCGCTGAGGAGACCTTCGCCcccgccaccaccactgctACCAACGGTGAGAAGGCCGATGGTGACAAGAAGGGTTCATACGTCGGTATCCACTCCACTGGCTTCCG AGACTTCCTTTTGAAGCCTGAATTGCTTCGTGCTATCTCTGACCTCGGTTTTGAGCACCCTTCCGAAG TGCAACAAGAGTGTATCCCCCAGGCTATCCTCGGTACCGACGTTCTTTGTCAGGCCAAGTCTGGTATGGGTAAGACCGCAGTATTCGTCCTTGCCTGTTTGCAACAGAT CGAGCCCGTCGATGGCGAGGTCGGTATTGTCATCCTTTGTCACACCCGAGAGCTTGCCTACCAGATTAGAAATGAGTTTGCCCGTTTCTCCAAGTTCATGACCAACGTCCGAACCGGTGTCTTTTACGGTGGTACACCCATCTCCGCCGACCAGGAGATTCTTGCTTCCAAGGAGAAATGCCCTCATATCGTTGTCGGTACTCCGGGTCGAACAATGGCTCTCGTCAGGGACAAGAAGCTCAACGCCAGCAAGGTCAAGCACTTCGTTCTTGACGAATGTGACAAGATGCTCGAACAACTTG ACATGCGACGAGACGTTCAAGAGATTTTCCGAGCCACCCCCCACCACAAGCAGGTTATGATGTTCTCCGCCACCCTTTCGAAGGACATCCGAACCACCTGCAAGAAATTCATGCAAAGC CCTCTTGAGATCTAcgtcgatgacgagacAAAGTTGACTCTGCACGGTCTTCAACAATACTTCCTCAAActtgaggagaaggagaagaacaggAAGCTCAACGACTTGCTGGACAACCTTGAGTTCaatcag GTGTGCATCTTCGTCAAATCGGTGGCTCGAGCCACTCAACTCGACGCTTTGCTGCAAGAGTGTAACTTCCCTTCTATCTGTATCCACTCAGCTCTTCCTCAGGCAGAGCG TATCTCTCGATTCCAACAATTCAAGGCATTTGAGAAGCGAATTCTCGTTGCTACCGACATTTTCGGTCGAGGTATTGATGTTGAGCGAGTCAACGTCGTCATCAACTAC GACGCCCCCGCTGATGCCGATTCTTATCTCCACCGAGTCGGTCGTGCTGGTCGATTCGGTACCAAGGGTCTCGCCATCTCTTTCGTGTCCAGCGATGCTGACTCTGAGGTCTTGCAAAAGATCCAAGAGCGATTCACTGTTGCCATTCCCACCTTGCCCGAGACCGTTGACCCTGCTACATACATGACTTCGTAG